A genomic region of Miscanthus floridulus cultivar M001 chromosome 3, ASM1932011v1, whole genome shotgun sequence contains the following coding sequences:
- the LOC136543587 gene encoding subtilisin-like protease SBT4.6, whose protein sequence is MLCAEGYNPTQLRAVTGSNATACPADASGGTAADLNYPTMAHRAKPGKNFTVRFPRTITNVGAPSSVYTTKITASGPYVTVTVAPTRPAFSSLLQKLSFNVTVSGALPDANEFVSAAVVWSDGVRQIRSPIIVLIVDVE, encoded by the coding sequence ATGCTGTGCGCGGAAGGGTACAACCCCACGCAGCTCCGCGCCGTCACCGGCTCCAACGCCACGGCCTGCCCGGCCGACGCCAGTGGCGGCACCGCCGCCGACCTCAACTACCCGACGATGGCGCACCGCGCCAAGCCGGGTAAGAACTTCACCGTCCGCTTCCCACGCACCATCACCAACGTCGGAGCGCCGAGCTCCGTGTACACTACCAAGATAACCGCCTCGGGGCCATACGTCACAGTCACCGTCGCGCCGACGAGGCCGGCGTTCAGCAGCCTGCTTCAGAAGCTATCGTTCAACGTGACGGTCTCCGGCGCCCTGCCGGATGCGAACGAGTTCGTGTCGGCTGCTGTCGTGTGGTCTGATGGTGTGCGTCAGATTAGGAGTCCGATTATTGTGCTCATAGTGGATGTTGAGTGA